AATTCATCATCCGGATGGCAGAAAGGAATCACCCTGTGAGAAGGCAAATCGTTCGACGGCTCGGAATCCTTTTGGCCGCCTGTCTGTGCGGCTTTTTATGCGGGTGCGGTCGGTCTGGTTCCGCTGCCGGGCCGACGGAAGCGCCGGAACCGCTGATGGTTCATGTCACTCACCCGCGCAAGGGACAAATCACGCGGATTGTCACTTTGCCGTGTGAAATCAAGCCTTACCAGCAGGCGACGCTCTACGCGAAAGTCGGCGGCTATTTGAAATCCATCGCGGTGGACAAAGGTGACGACGTCAAAGAGGGTGCTGTCCTCGCAGAAATCGAAGTGCCCGAATTGCTGGCTGACCTGGCGAAATACAAAGCCGAGGTTGAAGTTGCGGAAATTGATTTCCGGCGCGTGAGCGACGCGCAGAGGAAGGCGCCCGACCTGGTGGTGCCCCAGACGGTGGACAACGCGAAAGGCAAACTGGACATTGCGAGGGCAAACCTGACACGAGCGGAAACGCTGCTGAGTTTCGCCAGGATTACCGCTCCATTTTCCGGTGTGGTGACCCGCCGATTGGTGGACCCGGGCGCCTTCATACCGGCCGCGACTTCGGGCAGCGCGGCCCAGAGCGCGGCGCTTCTCACTTTGATGGATTTT
The DNA window shown above is from Candidatus Angelobacter sp. and carries:
- a CDS encoding efflux RND transporter periplasmic adaptor subunit — protein: MVHVTHPRKGQITRIVTLPCEIKPYQQATLYAKVGGYLKSIAVDKGDDVKEGAVLAEIEVPELLADLAKYKAEVEVAEIDFRRVSDAQRKAPDLVVPQTVDNAKGKLDIARANLTRAETLLSFARITAPFSGVVTRRLVDPGAFIPAATSGSAAQSAALLTLMDFDKVRVQVAVPEAEVPFIKNGLSVKVTVEELAGRVYEGTVTRYAAALDDATKTMLSEIEISNPRRELRPGMFAMARIAVELKNNALLLPVEAVVVEKARNSV